A segment of the Suncus etruscus isolate mSunEtr1 chromosome 7, mSunEtr1.pri.cur, whole genome shotgun sequence genome:
TGGTGTAACGAGCAGGCACAtttaggcatctggctaacaaaaccaggaagacatcaagatgaatggcctgaaaaagaaaatgggagatttctgaacctgcactaactggccacagccactctcaccctcaccctcagtctcaagaaagaACTTGAGGTCAGAGTTtcttccaaccctgaagaggagtggaacaggctacctctaggaaaatcctgcagtgggtgagaagacaacagccatccgagaaccaactcgttcttacatcagcctagcctaagtgactgtgacgtgacaaacctgctgtgtccccaccctatcctcaaaaattctctgtgagtattgggaatgccccaaatggagatttctccagtaatattgtgtttatgcaaaggccaaaattttttcaaatatctggtaaggtgcagggtggaggtggagagaaaaaaaatatatatatatattttttttggtttttgggccacacccgtttgacgctcaggggttactcctggctatgcactcagaaatcgcccctggcttggggggaccatatgggacgccgggggattgaaccttggtccgtcctacgctagcgcttgcaaggcagacaccttacctctagcgccacctttcagGCCccgagaaaaataatttttataattaaagtaaagtaacctatgtgtgaaagcattctcattaattgtacaggaacagatcataaattataaatgcaaacattagtctaactaaaaataattcagagctgtttgttaataatgctacaatgctttaatttctgtttaacttgtgttatcattaattgttacacactaGGTGTAAAAGACCTTAGATGCAGAACAAGTAAGAAACCCCCCGGgaacctcttcataagtctttttcagatacttctcagaagcccgCAGCTCTGGTGGTCAGTGGCCTGGACAGACTATCTGGTGACCTCAAAGGAccccccctgcatatccatctgactcaacttcctggaccagggcaaaatgaagatcacctactgtaccagatgacagcatgggactgtaaaaccaccggtcaggcatactggaagTTCCCTTCCAGTTGGGACTGAATCGTAATCACCAGATTAGTAGTGAATCACACTTTTTGAAGAGCAGCTGGGGAAGGGGTCAGGCAAGagaaatgccttgcattgcccttgaattttttaatctggcctcccattattgtgtgctaattcAGAACAACTGCGCTCTTACGGGGGGCCGATCAAATCAGTAAGGTTGAAACAGCCATCAGGCAAgacctaagagaaataaaaacctcagttCAAGCTCTCAAAGACTTGCTAACTTCCCTGTCAGAAGTTGTGCTCCAGAATAGAAGGGGGTTAAATCTCCTCTTTGAACAGGAAAGTGGGCTAtacgtggccctcaaaaacactggggttGTACAGGCATCCATGGACATACTTAAAGAAAGGCtagacaaaaggaaacaaaaatcccGGGTTCAAGacaattggtttcagtcctggttcaagtagtccccctggctaacaactctaatgtctgccattacaggcccacttgtgctcctgctgctattattaggcagcaatatgaggcacttaatcaaacaacccaagatctctaggattagagatcaaacaaaagaaaagggggggatgtaaaggaaaagtttcccctgggttTGCTAACTGCCTTGATCACCTACCCCcaccccttcacaattctgggaacttaagtttcccctgagtttcctgactgccctgatcacctaccccccttcacaattgtgggaacttgtagacccagttatagtttaactttctttctgttcctacatggttttaacctggtcatgttaaccctgtaagcttgcacctgcaccttgcaaaaatgtgattgagcaaatgccagatgtcatgtacttcctaaagcaaatcaatctactgtacctttctattgtttgaaatactatatacagcttgtaagctcatggctcggggctggcagtttctagcttatgctagattctagcacagcccctgcatatgcttgaaataacccccctgcttttgcatgagactgtggtcttggtgtctttgaacggcgcatcattctcctggacttaacaccgGGATGGGATCATTTTGCTTCTAGAGAATTCAGTGATTCATCTCCAAGTCTAGCACAGCCAGAGGAGATCTTAACTGAACCCCAAAACAGAAGCTCTGAGGAGATTGGATGGGGCAGGCTGCAGCTGGTAGGAGGGAGGAAGCTGGCGGGTAACTGGTGACACATCCAGCTGGTACTCAGGAATCCAGTGGCTGCCTATTCTGGGAAGTGCCGGCACACATTTCTCCCCAAATCCTTTTGATGAGACCATGTGGCCATGTCCCTTCCTGTAATCAGTGCCACTGCCCACAATGGTGGAGCAAATTCCTTcctgagtgggggggggggggagaagatgGAAAACATGTTCACTGATTCCCCCCCCTCTTTGCTAGCTCAGCCCCCTATGTGCCGAACCCAGCAGGAACTCTAAGTGATactgggctctgctctcagtTCCTTTTCTGGCTCCAAGGAACCTGATAAACAATCAGATGAGCTGAATTTGCGGGGTCATGCTGAGGACAAGGCCTGAACTACCCTCTCCCCTTTCAGGACACACAAGCCTCTGATCCCAAGGGATGCAAACAGCCCCCTCGGGGGCCTTGCCTTGGACGCTTTGCTACCATTCCCATGCCCACATCTTTTTGTGTCTCTCCCTAGGGGTTCTGGACCCTCCTCTCCACTGGCTTTTCTGAGACCATCCTACATGGACTCTCACCCCTGATCACAGATGGGTGCTTGGAGAATAGCCAGTTTCTGGCACCACCCAGAGGCTCATGGGCGCCCAAGTTAATGAAGAGTTTGACGGGCTCTGGCCTGTGTCCCTGGGAAGCAGGGAGTAATCTGTGAATACATACATGGGAGCATTTTTCTGTACATTCTCCAAACAGTCACATATTCGTCCAGCGCTGCGCTCTGATCACTCGAACCAGCACCTATTTGGGGTTCAGAGTTTCCCGGACCCATCAAAGAGTGATTGTTGCCTTGTCTTTCAAAGGCCCTTCAAGTGCATGCAAAGTGGTAGCTGGCCCCTGCACCTACCTCTGCTCTCCTACTATGGTCCTAACCACCTCAATTTTGCCCCATATCCTGGATGTCCCTGACTCCAGGGTGGTGATGCACTCAGGCCAGCCTGGCCTAGAAATATCACAACACAGCTGCTAGATTTGTCACAAAGTGTTTGCTCACCCTGGAGACAGGCCCTGTGCTGGGGAGGTGCTGAGCGAGGTCCTCACCGCATTCAATCTCCCCTCACTTCTCAGAAAATGTAGGAGGAGGCATACACACCTTGTTTACCCACAGTCCCTGTTCTGCTCTGGAGGAGAAGAGCTCAGAGGCGACTCCTCCCACAACTGTGTGGCCTTGGGGGAGATTTCAGGGGCCTGCCTgttcccagaaaaaaagaaaaaggaaaaaaagaacgtCTGTCCTCAACTCCCcaacccatcccaccccactcccgccCCTGGGGTCCATATTGACCTCTAGCTAGTGTTCCCCACTGGAGCCCTAGAAGTCCTGCCTCCTGTGTGCCTCATGAGCATAGGGAGCCTGGCCGGAATATTCTACACCCTTCCATGAGGCAATGTGGTACCAGACCGGCCACCCCAACTCACTCCTTCGTCCTGGGGTCATCTCCCACCCACTGGGGGTGCATGTCAGTCTATCTGGGCCCTTCCCCCAAGGAGGCAGCACATCTCTATCTCCTGATGCCAGACACAGTCAAGGCCAAGCAAATGGCCCCTCCTGAACTCTGGGCGTCCAGGGCGGCTCATGAGACCAGAAACTTCCCTTCCTGTCATGAGCTAGCACGAGAgtggctctgccctgccctgaccCCTGTTCCCTCTCCCCAGCACCTCTAAAGTCCCCCAGAGCTTCTACAGACACATTAATGAACCAGGAGCTCCCATAGACAAGTTAGAAAGGTGGGGGTCACATGAAGGACAGAACATTCTGGAAACCAAGCTCAGAGAGCACATCAAGCCAGCTGGGGCCAAGTGCAACCCAGCTGGGCCCCTTCAGGGTCTAAAAGTAGCCATAGATGGGCTGGAGGGGCCatgaaggtggtgctagaggtaaggtgtctgccttgtaagcgctagcggacagaccgcggttcgatcccctggcgtcccatatagtccccccctagccaggggcgatttctgagctcatagccaggagtaacccctgagcatcaaatgggtgtggcccaaaatccaaaaaaaaagatgggctggagtgacagcacaaagaggagggtatttgccttgcacacagccaacttgcctggcatcccatatgtctctcaagtctgccaagagtgattcctgagtacagagccagagccaggagtaactcctgagcactatcgggtgtggcccagaaataaaaacaaaaccataaaagacGGACCACAGTCCAGACCCAGGGTTTTCTGGGGTCCCCAGTTATGGGAGTTGAGGGGCACAAGAGCTTCCTTTTGTCCATCCAATGAGGAAAAATGTGCCATGGAAGTTCGGGTCAGagaagcagtgctggaggggtgTGGGGGGTTGTTGAAGTGAGGATCACTGGGGTGGGTGTCACTGGAGTGAAGGCCACTGAAGTTGGGGACCCTGGGTGGGGTCCTAGAAGTAGGGGTCCCTGGGCTGGTATCCCTGGGAAGGGGAATTGAGCAATTGAGTGGATGTTGAGAATTAGCATTATGCATTGAACTAGCATGAACCCCAAGAACTGTTGGCTTCCTGCGTTTGGCCCCCCAAGGAGGTACCTCATAGGCAGTTGCAGCCTACTCAAGTGGGGGTGGAGCAGGGCTGAGGCCTTGGGGGGTGCCCAGCAGGAGGAGGTGCAGCATACACATCTAGGGAAACAGAACTTGATCTCTTTATTCAGCTTCAGCCACAGCCACACCACAACCAGGGCCACAGGGGCAGGGGCTGATGGTGTGCTCAGCTGCCCGCTGTAGTGAGGACAGGGGTGGTCTGGAGGCTCTGGGGGGTCTCTGAGGGCTCCGGATGGCTGGTGGCGCCTATCTCCTGCAAGACTCGACTCAGGAAGGCCTGGAGCTCTCGCATCTGCTGCAACAGAAGGgccaggtctgtgctcagggccccGGGGTGCCCCTGCGGGGTGCAGGCCAGAGCACCAGCCATTGGGGCTCGACCGGTTGCAGAGATGGTGTTGGGGACAGTGGAGACCACTGCTGTCCATCGAGATCTGGGGGGTTTCTTGGATGGCGACTTCACGGCCCCTCGAGCTGCTGCTGGCGTGGGGGTGGGCATCTCATCCCCAGGTAAAGCTGTGAATGAGAAGTAGGGAACCAGCTAGAACCTCAGGTGGTGAATGGGAGTGAGGGGGAGAGGTGTGTATGGGAAGAGAAGGATGCAGGGGGAAAGGGTACAGGAGTGGGGAGAAAGAGGTGCACGGATGGGGAAAGGGATGCAGGGGGTAGGAAAAGAggaaggcaggggtggggagagaggagtGCATAGGTGAGAAGAGGGATATAGGGGCgaggagagagaatacaggaatGGGGAGAGAGTGCAGAGGTGCTGATAGAGGGGTGTAGGGGTGTGGAGAGAAGAGAGGGTTGTACACAGGGATGCTGGTTGGGAAGAGGTCGCAGAGGGAGTGCCCAAGCTGCAGCTGGTGGGTGCAggattatgggggggggggtgtccctgaCTAAGAGGGAGACAAAGCCTGGGCCAAGGGGACAGGGACGAGGTTGCGCTCACCCGCATTGGACACCTGCATCCAGGGGCTGCGTTTGCGCACGCTGCGGGTGGCGGTGGCCGCCTCACACCAGAAAGAGTCCAGCTCCTGAGCGTCGGGCGCGGGCACCACGTGCTCGGGTGCCCAGTGGAAGGGGCGCAAGGCGCGGCTATACTGGTAGAAAGCAAACTGCAGCGGCACCTCGCGCTTGTCCGGGTGAGGGCGCGTGTCACAGCGCAGCACCAGGCCCCCCGCGGGGCTCCGGCCCTTGACCCGCAGCACCGGCGTCGGGAACAGCTCTGCGGGTGGAACCGGACGCTGCGGGGCACGCGGGGACCCTCTCTCTCCCGGGGACGAGGGAGGGAGGGGACCCCTGCCAGCCACCCAGCCCGGAGTCCCAGGGCGCGCGCACGGCTCCGTCTCCCCGCACCTTGCACGCGCACAGCCACCTTGGCGGAGAACAGGGGCACGCTCTCGGTCTCGGCGGGGACACGCATCGTGCCCGAGCACTGGTAGTGGCCGCTGTCGCCGGCACGCGCCTGTGTCACCGTGTAGTTGGCCCCGGCGCGGAAGTAGCGCACGGCGCGGCCCTCGTGGTAAAAGTGCAGCCGCTGGAGAGGCCGGTCGGCCCGCGCGCGGCACCGCAGCACCAAGGGGTCCCCCTCGAACACCgccaagtagggtgcttgcaggATCAGCCAGTCTGTGACGGGGCCAGGCTCAATCCCCACCGCCCCAGGTCAGGGAACCCCGCCTGCTGTGCTTCGGGGTTCCCTGGATTGGCCCGGACAAGTGTGTCCAGTCCATGCTGGGCCTCCTGGCTCCGGGGTCCCGCCAGTCTGCTCGGATCCCCAATCTCTCTCTTCCTACTCCCTTCCTGAGCTGGAGGGGAGGAAAGTGGGGAGGCTCCTGGATGTCACCTCCCCAGAAACTGAACTGAACTCCCAGGAGGGCGTGCAGCTCCAGATCAGCCCAGAGTTCTCCAGAAGCttctactgtgtgtgtgtggggggggggtagggtcCCATTTTCTGAACCCTGAGGTATCATCTCCCCCAGCTTctacggtgtgtgtgtgtgtgtgtgtgtgtgtgtgtgtgtgtgtgtgtgtgtgtgtgtgtgtggtcctcTTCTTTGAACCTGAAGTAGCATCTCCCCCAGAATCAACAACCCACAGAGCTGCAGAAGAGAAGGAGCAGTGCACCTATGCACAGGCCGCTTCCATGTGCCTCACCAGAGCCAAGTGAGGGCCTTTCGACTTTGAGAACAACTCTGGTGGCCTGTGGGTCAGTCCAAGGCAAGTGATCCCTGATGTCCTGtccaatcactccagcccccctcctccagtcattttattttattttttttttttagccaggaTTTAATAGGATTCAGTTCCACAGAGATAGACTCAGACACTGCTGGCTTCTCTGTGCACACCCTGTCCCGCACCACCCCAGATCCCTTCCGCTCTTTCCCTTCCTGGCCTCCTTCTCTGCTTTGCACCCCACAAGCTGATCCACTCACCCCTGGCCTGAGAATGAGGAGCCCCCGGGGCCCCAAGTGAAATTCTCACCGTCAGACACCGAGAGGTGCACTGGGTCGCTGACCGGGGCACCGCGCGTCTGGCAGCGGTAAGTCCCCGGGGCCTGCACCTCCAGGCTGGTCCTATGTGAGGGTAGGAGCAGGTGGCCGCGGTACCACAATGTCCTGACCGGGCGCAGCTCCAGCAGCAGGGGATGATGGCCCTCACAGTGTAGCGTCACGCGCTCGCCCCGGAAGATAGTGACCCAGGGAGGGTGCACGGTGAGCACCGGCTTCTCCAGTGTGGCTGGATCCCAAGGGTCATGtatggggagggggagagaggagagagagtgggggACTCCCAGGTCCGTCTCCACCCTCACTCATTGTAAGTAAACTGAGTCACAAGATCAGGATGGTGGGTCAGAGAGAGACACTGTTCCATGAGGGTCAGCTGCAGAGGGAACGGGGGTGGGGATGGAGGACAGCCAAGGGACTCACTCACCAGTTTGCCCTGTGCCTGCAGCTGAGAAGCAGAAGAAGGGACTTGCATTGGTGGAGCTGACGGAGGGGGCATCCTGACCAGATCTGGGATTCTCAGGATGTCACATTAGCCCCCTCCAGCCCTCCAGAAATGCTGCATGTTCTGCTGGGACTGGGTGTAGAAAGAATACAGCCCCTCAACATCCTGGCCCCCCACTCACTCAGAAGCAGGAGAGCAGCTGGTATCCACATGGCCAGGATTCGGAGAGAAGCAGCTGTGGGGGAAGGGGAGGTGGCCCTGGGCCCCCAAGTCCTGAGAGAGACACTTACAATAGCCTAATTATGACATTCCTGCTCCAGCTCCCCACACCAGCCTGAGGACAGGTGTCCACATCCCCTGGGGTCCCTAAGGccattcctttctccctccctgactgcagtgcagagccaagggggCCAGGGGATGTCCTGAACCTCCTCATCCTTCATCCACACCTGGTCCCTCCTGCACGCAGCCTCATGCCCCATCTGCTCCTCCTGTGCCACCCATCAGCCCCACTTCCCCTCATACTGTGACTCCCTatacttccttcttcctcctgccccagccccccaaccccccagcCTTCACCTGTATGGACACCTCCAGCTCCGCTCTGAGCTTTGGGCAGCCTGAAGCTCCCATTAATACTTAATGCATTTTCCATCTGAGCCTGTCTTTCCTGCCCTACTCAGAAAGCCCGCCTCCCAGAGCAACCCATACAAAGACAGATTTGGGTCCCTCGGCACCAGGAACCATCTCATCTGGTCCTTTTGACAGTTCTTCATGGGCTTGGGGGCCTCTGTGAGGGGCCCTCCTTCAGCAGTCAGCTAAGATGCTGAGTTTATGAACCTTGAAAGTAAAAACTTTTCTGTTGTTGATGGCGATGGCACGTGTGTGCTTGcttgtttgggggactatatctgGCAGTGTGTGTAGTGGTAGTGGTAGTACTGAGGACTACATCCAAGCTACCTAGCCTGTATGAATTGTAAACTCGATTTACAGGTGCCCGTGTGCTCTCTGGACCCATGAACATGATCCGGCATACACATGTCACCagatctcccctcttgagatgtgaactCTCCAATTCTCCAACTTTCAGTCTAGGCCATGTCctagtcacacccagtgatgctcagggcttatttctgtctctgcactcaggagccactcctggcagtgcatggggaaccacatgggatgccggggatcaaactcaggtcagttgtgtgcaaggtaaatgacctcctcactgcactatcattccgGCTCCCTGAGTTCTCTTTCTTGAGTGcattcctctctccttttcttatcCCCACCTTCGCCTTTCTCAGTACCTGCCAATAAAACCTGATTttacttccaaaaaataaaaataactaactaaatcAATTCTAGTTCTAAAGGAACACATGGGGCTCTGAAAGATCGGGGCTCCCACTGGATCTTAGGAAAAGCTGAGAGTCAGACCACTAAGACACACTGTTCCCATGCTGCTGCAGGGAAGTCAAGCATAAACCTCAGGCCATCCACCTCAGAGCCCTCCTCCCCAGCTCTGTTCCCTCCAAGGATCTGCAGCCAGGAGAGACTCAGCAACGAGACACCAGCCAAGTGGGTCCAGACACAATTCAGAcgtcaaaataaaccaaaaagggAACAGAAATAAAAGGCTCTGAGCTGAGCCCCACCATCTGCCCGGGTTGAGGCTGGCCAGGGCTGGGGCCTTCACTAGTCCCTGGAGCCAGCTGTGGGGGACTCCTCCAGGCACTCTGACAGCTTCCTCAGCTCCAGGAGTAGATGGTCCAGGAGCGCCCTGAATCCTGCAGCTGCAACAGGAGCCCCCCAAATGGTAGTGCAGGTGGGAGTCTGGGCCTCTGGGGGGACACAAAAACAATTGGGTCCTTGGAGGAATCAGCACAACCAGGATACTGAGACCTCAGGTCATCCACGCGGTGGTGTCTGGAACAGCTAGCTAGTTTCTGAGGGGCTGAGCCAGATCTGTGGGGTGCTGTAGCTGTGTGAGCTGGATCTGAGGGTAGCAGAGACGGAGTCAGGTGGGGAGCTGGGAGGTGCCCGgcttccattcccagcaccacataatgtctcctgagcactgtcaggagtgatccctgagtacagtca
Coding sequences within it:
- the LOC126014307 gene encoding Fc receptor-like B, translating into MPPPSAPPMQVPSSASQLQAQGKLVTTLEKPVLTVHPPWVTIFRGERVTLHCEGHHPLLLELRPVRTLWYRGHLLLPSHRTSLEVQAPGTYRCQTRGAPVSDPVHLSVSDDWLILQAPYLAVFEGDPLVLRCRARADRPLQRLHFYHEGRAVRYFRAGANYTVTQARAGDSGHYQCSGTMRVPAETESVPLFSAKVAVRVQELFPTPVLRVKGRSPAGGLVLRCDTRPHPDKREVPLQFAFYQYSRALRPFHWAPEHVVPAPDAQELDSFWCEAATATRSVRKRSPWMQVSNAALPGDEMPTPTPAAARGAVKSPSKKPPRSRWTAVVSTVPNTISATGRAPMAGALACTPQGHPGALSTDLALLLQQMRELQAFLSRVLQEIGATSHPEPSETPQSLQTTPVLTTAGS